CCGTTCGCTGCGCTCTGCGCCCAGCGATCTGTGCCTGCACCTGTCGTAGTGTATCAGGTATGACGCACGCTGGAGCAGCAGCAAGTTTTGCGCGCTGGCTGATGTCATCGTTGAGGGTTCGAGGCGATGGAACCGAGGTTGATCGGGGGGCGTTCTGGCTGGCGGCGCGGGGCCGTACGTGAACCCAGCGCGGCAGGCGCGGCGCCATGAGAGCAGCGCGGCGCTGTTGCCCGCAACGAGGGCGATGTTATTCCAGACGGTGGCGTACACCGCCTGCTCGTCGATCAGCTACCCCACGTATTCACCTTGACGGGCCGGAGCGACACGACGACCCGTGTCTCGCCCGGACGATCGTTGGTGCTGAGATCGGCACCGCCGTATTTCGCGCCGAGCTTCTTGGCAAACGCATAGTGCGGGTCCGGGGTAATCTCCGCACGTGCGCGGACCTCCAGCGTCCGATACGGATTCGCCGTGTCGAGGATAAAGAGCGTGCATTCAGGATGCACCTGGAGGTTTTTCACCTTCTGGCGCGCCGTGTTGAGCGATAGCTTGAGCGTCCCATCGTCGTCGAGCAAAAACCAGAGCGCCGTGACTTGCGGATATCCATCATGCCCGATTGTGGTGAGCATGGCAACCTGGGCATTGAGGAGGTCCTGGTGTGATTCTGGAAACATCGTCATATCGTTCTACTCCCGCGAACAATAGCAGCCCCGGCAGCAAGTATCATGCCAATTCGGAGCGGAGCCGCATCACCTCTCGCAGCGTCACAAGCAGGCGCGTGTTCAGATCATCTTTGGGAACGAACGCATCGGCACCCGCCGATCGTACCGCCTGTTCGTAGCTTGTGGTAGCGAGCAGGCCCAGCCCAACAATACCCATCCGCCACCCGCCCACCCGCAACGCCTGCACGAACGCCAGACCGGCAGACACCGGCAGGCCCATGCCCACGAGAATAATCTGCGGGTGCAAGCTATCGACCAGCCTCAGCCCATCCTGGCCGATGCTCGTCGCGCCAAGCACCGCGATCTCGCGCGCGTAATGCTCGGCCAGCAGCCGTTCCGCGATGCGCCGAAACCCTGGGTTATCGTCAATCAGCAGCACCGTGATCCGATCGATGTCCTTCAGATCACACAGTCCATCACCCATCATCTCACCACCTGGGCAGAATGAGTCGGCACAACGAACCGCCAGCCAGAGCAGCCTGGTCTGCTTCGTGAGCTAAGGGTTTGCCCTGGAGCTCCTTTCATGATCTATCTTTCGGCATCGGCGCGATCAATCGCGGCGTCGGCCCCATTCCAAGCATGTGGATGGACAGGTCGTTCGTCCTACTGTAGCGGACGGCGCAAGGCTCAGCTATGCGTATGACTACGTAAGATAGGTCAAAAGCATCCGTATTTTTAGCTCCCAGGTGGGACGGAGGATTGAGCGGCCTCGGCGCTGCTGGCGGCAGCGTCAATCTCCCATCGGGATCACACCCCGCCGGATCGCATAGCGAATCAGGTCGGTCTGCGTATGCAGGTTGAGCTTGCGCATCAGGTTGGCGCGGTGGATCTCGGCTGTTCGTGAGCTAATCGACAGGCGATCACCAATCTCTCGGTTGCTATAGCCATTCGCCGCGAGATACAGCACCTCCCGCTCGCGCGTCGTCAGCACATCGTACGGA
This sequence is a window from Herpetosiphonaceae bacterium. Protein-coding genes within it:
- a CDS encoding response regulator — encoded protein: MMGDGLCDLKDIDRITVLLIDDNPGFRRIAERLLAEHYAREIAVLGATSIGQDGLRLVDSLHPQIILVGMGLPVSAGLAFVQALRVGGWRMGIVGLGLLATTSYEQAVRSAGADAFVPKDDLNTRLLVTLREVMRLRSELA
- a CDS encoding LuxR C-terminal-related transcriptional regulator, with protein sequence PYDVLTTREREVLYLAANGYSNREIGDRLSISSRTAEIHRANLMRKLNLHTQTDLIRYAIRRGVIPMGD
- a CDS encoding PPOX class F420-dependent oxidoreductase; translation: MFPESHQDLLNAQVAMLTTIGHDGYPQVTALWFLLDDDGTLKLSLNTARQKVKNLQVHPECTLFILDTANPYRTLEVRARAEITPDPHYAFAKKLGAKYGGADLSTNDRPGETRVVVSLRPVKVNTWGS